One stretch of Armigeres subalbatus isolate Guangzhou_Male chromosome 2, GZ_Asu_2, whole genome shotgun sequence DNA includes these proteins:
- the LOC134217119 gene encoding zinc finger protein 814-like, with translation MASTYVQAGTGTVSNECRMLINVARYYDVISKIVTILDELTISLIGTSDILHVTHQPETKSIIISYGETEELKPDCNPEEVPAEHVLLTSDEIVEEEVVAATVEELQEDVIIEEQVGDDFIYVEDDQLASEDITEAADDIQVDVFDLVKDEDDQLVGFEHSQFELEDNQNEERSEISEYLVEYLHDAQEVEQEEDEPPEAECLEQFISNEPTIIPESLFVARYKCQFIKCNKQFMFAKKYDGHLRKDHPGVVPKPIQLQCKYIDCNQTFDDTYKLYVHHKKHKIQQHKLNDKISLHCPFCQETFTSKIALKKHAKEHGQDFPLKTPKQNLKRKCQICDEVLDSKINVYNIHCLKAHGQALYNCFICGKEYFLLAHASEHIKADHSIDSVQSAITSSLWRTFVIDDVNINECRMCFRLFASPKAEQQHQESHIKELSLTCAICGGKHYESQCTEPRPKFTSVYEKVQCDQCQKWMSKKNIKDHKATHTGERNYPCTVCKKTFKVQRTAHRHIQNHINAENRLRKCYDCEQEYTDEDFLVEHYEQKHPEKRPFNCLICDEGFFHKAQLGDHSHRHSDEERRRVSVKNPVEHYQIRNARVYECTLCRRSFSAKRTTVAHFIVHTDRPFTCEHCKMSFRTKPALEDHLLDVHKIK, from the coding sequence ATGGCTTCAACTTATGTCCAGGCGGGAACTGGAACCGTCAGTAACGAGTGTCGCATGTTGATCAATGTGGCCCGGTACTACGATGTGATATCCAAAATTGTCACCATTCTGGATGAATTGACCATCTCACTGATAGGAACATCCGATATACTACACGTTACCCATCAACCCGAAACCAAATCGATTATCATCAGTTACGGTGAGACAGAAGAATTGAAACCAGACTGCAACCCGGAAGAAGTTCCAGCAGAGCACGTACTATTGACGTCCGATGAGATTGTAGAGGAAGAAGTTGTTGCGGCAACTGTGGAGGAGCTGCAAGAAGACGTTATCATCGAGGAGCAAGTTGGTGACGATTTTATTTATGTCGAAGATGATCAGCTTGCCTCCGAGGATATTACGGAAGCAGCTGATGATATTCAAGTTGATGTTTTTGATCTTGTGAAGGACGAAGATGATCAGTTGGTAGGTTTTGAGCACAGTCAATTTGAGTTAGAAGATAACCAAAATGAGGAGCGATCGGAGATCTCGGAATATTTAGTGGAATACCTACATGATGCTCAGGAAGTAGAGCAGGAAGAAGATGAGCCGCCTGAAGCAGAATGTTTGGAACAGTTCATTAGTAATGAACCAACAATTATTCCTGAAAGCCTATTCGTTGCTCGGTACAAATGTCAATTTATCAAATGTAATAAGCAATTTatgtttgccaaaaaatatGATGGTCATCTTCGAAAAGATCATCCGGGAGTTGTACCCAAACCCATTCAATTGCAGTGCAAGTACATTGATTGCAATCAAACGTTTGACGACACGTACAAACTCTATGTTCACCATAAGAAACATAAAATCCAACAGCATAAATTAAACGACAAAATTTCACTGCATTGTCCGTTTTGCCAAGAGACATTCACTTCAAAAATTGCACTTAAAAAACATGCAAAAGAACACGGCCAGGATTTTCCATTGAAAACTCCCAAGCAGAACCTCAAACGAAAATGTCAGATTTGTGACGAGGTTCTTGATTCGAAAATCAATGTTTACAACATTCATTGCTTGAAGGCGCATGGTCAAGCTCTCTACAATTGTTTTATCTGCGGGAAGGAATATTTCCTTCTGGCACATGCCAGTGAGCACATTAAAGCCGATCACAGTATCGATTCGGTACAATCAGCGATCACCTCATCTTTGTGGAGAACGTTCGTTATCGATGACGTCAACATTAATGAGTGTCGCATGTGCTTCCGATTATTTGCATCCCCCAAAGCAGAACAGCAACACCAAGAAAGTCACATCAAAGAACTGTCACTCACTTGTGCCATCTGTGGTGGAAAGCATTACGAAAGTCAATGCACTGAGCCGAGGCCAAAATTTACCTCCGTCTACGAAAAAGTGCAGTGTGACCAATGCCAAAAATGGATGTCAAAGAAGAACATCAAAGATCACAAGGCAACACACACCGGCGAGCGGAACTATCCCTGTACGGTGTGTAAGAAAACATTTAAAGTACAACGGACAGCGCATCGGCACATCCAGAATCACATTAACGCGGAGAATAGGCTACGAAAATGCTACGACTGTGAGCAAGAGTACACCGATGAGGATTTCCTTGTTGAGCACTACGAGCAAAAACACCCGGAAAAACGTCCCTTCAATTGTTTGATCTGCGATGAAGGATTCTTCCACAAAGCCCAGCTAGGAGATCATTCGCACCGACATTCGGACGAGGAGCGGCGACGGGTATCGGTGAAAAATCCAGTGGAGCATTACCAGATACGAAACGCCCGGGTTTACGAGTGTACGCTGTGTCGGAGaagcttttcggccaaacggaccACGGTTGCCCACTTTATCGTACACACGGACCGGCCGTTCACGTGTGAACACTGTAAGATGTCGTTTAGGACGAAGCCGGCACTGGAAGATCATCTGCTCGATGTGCACAAAATTAAATAG
- the LOC134212960 gene encoding tyrosine-protein kinase Dnt codes for MTNLCVYIGLFLVLAAGGSAHLNLYLNQLEVMRLLGLSAELYYVREGQVNEYALHFTVPVPANVQDISFTWQSLAGKPLPYKISIVTSDPAVLPKPSMNISRVGEIPTQIETFAIALKCAGPDPAEVEVTITIEVTLNRVTGNATELVFRRKKICLNNEHPDANQPDPYLLETVTHTQSGLITLIVGGVLAIILVLVLIFIAYCTRGSLKRKPHHAQPIRTSSFQRLQTHPPSAPSSIVSPPSITPTIATLSRNKIYANAEPEELQRRISELTVQRCRVRLSSLLQEGTFGRVYRGSYNDSQEVLVKTVGQHASQIQVSLLLQEGMSLYGAQHPGILSVLGVSIEDHTAPFLLYLAPDNMRNLKIFLQEPVARTMTTIQIVKIQLQLAQALGHLHSHGVIHKDIAARNCVIDDQLRVKLADNSLSRDLFPGDYYCLGDSENRPIKWLALEAIQYKQFSEASDTWAFGVLMWELCTLARQPYAEVDPFEMEHYLRDGYRLSQPINCPDELFAIMAYCWTMLPMERPSFEQLQVCLQDFYAQITRYV; via the exons GACTTTCGGCTGAATTATACTACGTGCGAGAAGGCCAAGTCAACGAGTATGCCCTTCACTTTACAGTGCCGGTACCAGCGAACGTGCAGGATATCTCCTTCACATGGCAAAGTCTCGCCGGAAAACCACTACCCTATAAGATAAGCATAGTTACGTCGGACCCTGCGGTCCTACCGAAACCCTCGATGAACATCTCCCGGGTTGGTGAAATCCCTACGCAGATCGAAACATTTGCGATCGCACTCAAATGCGCCGGCCCAGACCCGGCTGAAGTAGAAGTCACGATAACCATCGAAGTTACGCTCAACCGAGTCACCGGAAACGCTACGGAGTTGGTCTTCCGAAGAAAAAAGATCTGCCTCAATAA CGAACACCCGGACGCCAATCAACCGGATCCGTACCTGCTGGAAACAGTTACTCACACCCAAAGCGGCCTAATCACACTGATTGTGGGTGGAGTTCTAGCGATTATTCTTGTATTAGTGCTGATCTTCATAGCGTACTGCACACGAGGCTCCCTTAAAAGGAAACCTCACCACGCGCAACCCATCAGAACATCCAGCTTTCAGCGACTTCAAACTCATCCCCCTTCTGCTCCGTCCTCGATCGTATCCCCGCCCTCAATTACCCCCACGATCGCCACTCTATCGCGCAACAAAATCTACGCCAATGCCGAACCGGAAGAGCTGCAGCGCCGCATATCCGAATTGACTGTCCAACGATGCCGCGTTCGACTGTCCTCTCTCCTGCAGGAGGGCACTTTTGGACGAGTCTACCGCGGTTCCTACAATGACAGTCAGGAAGTTCTAGTCAAAACCGTCGGCCAACACGCGTCGCAAATTCAAGTCTCGCTACTTCTTCAGGAAGGAATGAGTCTTTACGGGGCTCAGCATCCGGGAATCCTCTCCGTGCTCGGTGTGTCCATCGAAGATCACACAGCTCCCTTTTTGCTCTATCTGGCGCCAGATAATATGCGAAACCTGAAAATATTTCTACAGGAACCGGTGGCACGGACTATGACCACAATCCAAATCGTCAAAATACAGTTGCAACTTGCACAGGCACTGGGGCATCTACACAGTCACGGAGTGATCCACAAGGACATTGCTGCTCGTAATTGCGT AATCGACGACCAGCTGCGAGTAAAGCTGGCAGATAACTCCCTGTCGCGGGATCTCTTTCCCGGAGATTACTACTGCCTGGGAGACAGCGAAAATCGGCCCATCAAGTGGCTAGCCCTGGAAGCCATCCAGTACAAGCAGTTCAGCGAAGCGTCGGACACGTGGGCTTTCGGGGTGCTGATGTGGGAACTGTGCACGCTAGCGCGGCAGCCGTATGCTGAG GTTGATCCTTTCGAGATGGAGCACTATCTGCGAGATGGCTACCGATTATCGCAACCCATTAACTGTCCTGATGAACT ATTTGCCATCATGGCCTACTGCTGGACGATGCTCCCGATGGAACGACCTTCCTTCGAGCAGCTCCAGGTCTGCCTACAGGACTTCTACGCCCAGATCACGCGGTATGTCTAG